A section of the Spirosoma pollinicola genome encodes:
- a CDS encoding RagB/SusD family nutrient uptake outer membrane protein, with translation MKSIISPKSLRILGLVMLLLSGQACKNVLEEKVISSIGNDYVNTPKGFEDAAKAAYAPLRSFYATQQGLTMTEFGTDLYATGADGGYKGFHFYDTQLNSFVDFLQNVWEELYRGINTCNSVIERASAANVSDAVKKLRVAEAKFLRAHYYFILVQQWGGVDLRLTETLAPTKKTSRATEADIYKAILADLESAAPDLDPKIRSTDYGRATKAAAEHLLARVYLTKATSSAKAADDYANAAKYATSVINNYGFKLLPDFASVFAQGAGEISDEVIFAVQYTSDPLTNASTPPVANSGGNTGGNNLHLFFGMQYDVQAGMVRDIFYGRPFKRLRPTAFCLETVFKDRVNDSRYKKTFRDTWLSNAPGTYNTAFDNSKKTVTFKAGDTAIYIPGVEWTLAQRAAKPYQVLVPSAYNEALFPTLQKFFDPLRPDRTYEPGSRDFLAFRLAETYLILAEAQLKLGKTADATAAINMVRRRAAWPGKETAMEITTAQMDMEMIYQERGRELLGEQIRWMDLKRWGNLVERVKLYNPQAAVNVKEIHNLRPIPQTQIDRTEKAADGSPGFPQNPGY, from the coding sequence ATGAAATCTATAATTTCCCCAAAATCATTGCGTATCCTGGGGCTTGTAATGCTCTTACTGAGCGGTCAGGCCTGCAAGAATGTATTGGAAGAAAAAGTAATCTCCAGTATTGGTAACGATTACGTTAATACCCCAAAGGGATTTGAGGATGCTGCCAAGGCAGCCTATGCTCCCTTACGAAGTTTTTATGCTACGCAGCAAGGCCTAACGATGACCGAATTTGGTACCGACCTCTATGCAACCGGTGCCGATGGAGGCTATAAAGGCTTTCATTTCTACGATACGCAACTAAATAGCTTTGTGGATTTCCTGCAAAATGTTTGGGAAGAATTGTATCGGGGCATCAATACCTGTAATTCGGTCATCGAACGTGCTTCGGCAGCCAACGTTTCGGATGCGGTGAAAAAACTACGGGTAGCCGAAGCGAAATTTCTGCGAGCGCACTATTATTTTATTCTTGTTCAACAGTGGGGTGGTGTCGATCTGCGATTAACGGAAACCCTGGCACCCACAAAAAAAACCAGCCGTGCAACAGAGGCTGACATATACAAGGCTATCCTGGCCGATCTCGAATCAGCTGCGCCGGATCTAGACCCCAAAATCAGGTCGACAGATTATGGTCGCGCTACCAAAGCCGCTGCCGAACACCTGCTCGCTCGTGTGTACCTGACCAAAGCAACATCGTCGGCAAAAGCGGCCGATGATTATGCTAATGCGGCTAAATATGCCACCAGTGTTATCAACAATTACGGTTTTAAGTTACTGCCTGATTTTGCGAGCGTATTTGCCCAGGGAGCCGGTGAAATAAGCGATGAGGTCATCTTTGCGGTTCAATATACGTCTGATCCATTGACCAATGCATCAACTCCTCCGGTTGCTAATTCGGGGGGAAACACGGGTGGCAATAACCTTCACCTATTTTTTGGGATGCAGTACGACGTGCAGGCGGGTATGGTTCGTGACATTTTTTATGGACGCCCATTCAAGCGATTGCGCCCAACAGCTTTTTGTCTAGAAACTGTTTTCAAAGATCGGGTAAACGACTCTCGCTACAAAAAAACGTTTAGAGACACCTGGTTAAGCAACGCTCCCGGAACCTACAACACGGCCTTCGACAACTCTAAAAAGACAGTTACCTTTAAAGCAGGCGACACCGCCATTTACATTCCGGGTGTTGAATGGACATTGGCCCAGCGGGCCGCCAAACCGTATCAGGTACTCGTACCAAGTGCCTACAATGAAGCACTGTTTCCTACACTGCAAAAATTCTTCGATCCACTCCGTCCAGATCGGACTTACGAACCAGGTAGCCGGGATTTCTTAGCCTTCCGTCTGGCCGAAACGTATCTTATTCTGGCGGAGGCCCAACTGAAGCTGGGCAAAACGGCAGACGCTACAGCCGCGATCAACATGGTTCGCCGTCGGGCTGCGTGGCCTGGCAAAGAGACGGCCATGGAAATAACAACCGCCCAGATGGATATGGAAATGATCTATCAGGAACGAGGACGGGAATTACTCGGCGAGCAAATCCGATGGATGGATTTGAAACGCTGGGGCAATCTGGTTGAGCGAGTTAAATTATATAACCCTCAAGCAGCAGTGAACGTAAAAGAAATCCATAATCTGCGGCCAATTCCGCAAACCCAGATTGACCGTACTGAGAAAGCGGCTGACGGTAGTCCTGGGTTTCCCCAGAATCCAGGGTATTAA
- a CDS encoding sugar phosphate isomerase/epimerase family protein — protein MLETVNRRQFLTTAGVSALTLLAGTNRLLAGAAKPSGLKIAYSAITWGGNDAQAIADLSALGYRGIQLRANAFGPYKAKPSELKALLDQHHLALAMFSSGNVEIDPAKEQSTIDMHVAHASFVKALGGSAIQLTNSARPKDRLPTTEELKRLATVMNEIGKQTADLGVQATYHNHMSQLGETPEEVEVIVQAMNPKFVKLELDIAHYKQGGGLPEKAVKQYKDIIYALHLKDTMSPLPDKPGDPKAYKFVELGRGNVDVPAVFKALDEINFKGWGIIELDGVPEKDKTASQCAQINKDYITKTLNHPL, from the coding sequence ATGCTGGAAACGGTAAACCGACGACAGTTTTTGACAACGGCGGGCGTTTCGGCCCTGACTTTGCTAGCGGGTACAAATCGGCTATTGGCCGGTGCCGCTAAACCATCCGGCCTGAAAATTGCCTACTCGGCTATCACCTGGGGTGGTAACGATGCCCAGGCTATTGCGGACCTGTCGGCACTAGGCTACCGGGGCATTCAATTACGGGCTAATGCCTTTGGCCCCTACAAAGCCAAACCATCCGAATTAAAAGCGTTGCTCGACCAGCACCATCTGGCGCTGGCAATGTTTTCGAGTGGGAACGTCGAGATCGACCCCGCCAAAGAGCAAAGTACCATTGACATGCACGTGGCCCATGCCAGTTTTGTAAAAGCGCTGGGAGGCTCGGCTATTCAGTTGACCAACTCGGCCCGCCCCAAAGACCGGCTTCCAACCACCGAGGAACTGAAACGGTTGGCAACCGTGATGAACGAAATTGGTAAACAAACCGCCGACTTGGGTGTACAGGCAACCTACCATAACCACATGAGCCAGCTCGGCGAAACGCCCGAGGAAGTGGAGGTGATTGTGCAGGCGATGAACCCCAAGTTCGTAAAACTAGAACTCGATATTGCTCATTACAAGCAAGGTGGCGGGCTACCCGAGAAAGCCGTAAAGCAATACAAAGACATTATTTACGCACTTCATCTGAAAGACACGATGTCGCCCCTACCCGACAAGCCCGGCGACCCAAAAGCTTATAAATTCGTTGAACTGGGCCGGGGAAATGTCGATGTTCCAGCGGTATTCAAAGCGCTTGACGAAATCAACTTCAAGGGCTGGGGTATTATTGAATTAGATGGTGTACCCGAAAAGGATAAAACCGCTTCTCAATGCGCCCAAATCAATAAAGACTACATCACAAAAACCTTGAATCATCCGCTGTAA
- a CDS encoding 3-keto-disaccharide hydrolase: protein MKQLILSGLLLSLFAFESPQAPNTLTTKEKKDGWKLLFDGKTTNGWRGAYKDKFPARGWSVNDGLLTIQKSDGSESQSYGDIVTDGEYSDFDLMFDFKLTDGANSGVKYFVAEQSPKPKGSAFGLEFQVLDDDKHPDAKLGRDGNRTVGSLYDLIPASGKKANPIGEWNTGRVISKSKHVEHWLNGKKVVEYERGSEKFRELVAMSKYKAPEYNNNGRFGEAPKGHILLQDHGELVSFRNIKIKTL, encoded by the coding sequence ATGAAACAATTAATCTTATCAGGCTTATTACTTAGCTTGTTTGCTTTTGAAAGCCCGCAGGCACCTAATACTCTGACAACTAAAGAGAAAAAAGACGGCTGGAAATTATTATTCGACGGCAAAACGACAAATGGCTGGCGTGGTGCTTACAAAGACAAATTTCCGGCAAGAGGATGGAGTGTTAACGATGGTCTACTCACGATTCAGAAATCGGATGGCTCGGAGTCGCAGAGTTACGGCGATATTGTTACGGATGGCGAATACAGTGACTTTGACCTGATGTTCGATTTCAAACTGACCGATGGAGCCAATAGCGGAGTTAAGTATTTTGTGGCCGAGCAAAGCCCTAAACCAAAAGGTTCGGCCTTCGGTCTTGAATTTCAGGTGCTGGACGATGACAAACACCCCGATGCCAAACTGGGGCGGGATGGTAACCGTACGGTTGGTTCGTTGTATGATCTGATTCCCGCAAGCGGTAAGAAAGCCAACCCCATTGGCGAGTGGAATACGGGCCGGGTCATATCCAAAAGCAAGCATGTAGAACACTGGCTGAACGGTAAAAAAGTAGTAGAGTACGAACGCGGCAGCGAAAAATTCCGGGAGTTAGTGGCCATGAGCAAATACAAAGCCCCCGAATACAATAACAATGGTCGTTTTGGTGAAGCGCCCAAAGGACACATTCTGCTTCAGGACCACGGCGAACTGGTGTCCTTTAGAAATATCAAGATCAAAACTCTTTAA
- a CDS encoding Gfo/Idh/MocA family protein: protein MENRREFIKKSALAGLGMSFSAGSYARILGSNDRVRVGIIGFSDRFRQSLAPAFMEHAKAQNFAFVGVSDIWSRRRDEAEQYLKGKGWNDDSFFKARNNDELLDRKDVDAVIISTADFQHALHCVAAVESGRDAYCEKPFAESLADARKAVKAVESSRKIVQVGSQRRSAPNYHSANDFIKSGKFGDITMVEMTWNVNQPGRWRRPKLVSEIRKEDTDWDRYQLNRPKTEWDPRKYLEFRLFYPYSSGIPGQWMSHQIDTVHWFSGLDHPRSVVANGGVYSWKDGRVNADTFTAVFDYGPDNDKTKGFQVLYSSRMNNEAGGVKEYYFSNGGMINLDTNKISPEGGLEAKYAKDMNMQANLLPTMALGEAAKMETSANTGGDPMTSLHMLNWMGCVRSRKEPNAPARVGFNHSIANIMATTALHTGKRVTWDAAKQDVIIS, encoded by the coding sequence ATGGAAAATCGTCGTGAGTTTATAAAAAAATCTGCCCTTGCCGGATTGGGCATGAGCTTTTCGGCGGGCAGCTACGCCCGCATCCTCGGCTCGAACGACCGTGTTCGAGTGGGTATCATTGGTTTTTCTGATCGCTTCCGGCAATCGCTGGCCCCCGCGTTCATGGAACATGCCAAAGCCCAGAACTTTGCTTTTGTAGGCGTATCGGACATCTGGAGCCGCCGTCGCGATGAAGCTGAACAGTATTTAAAAGGTAAAGGCTGGAACGACGATTCGTTTTTCAAAGCCCGCAATAACGACGAACTTCTTGATCGCAAGGACGTAGATGCTGTGATCATCAGCACTGCCGATTTCCAGCACGCACTCCACTGCGTTGCCGCTGTTGAATCGGGCCGAGATGCCTATTGCGAAAAACCATTTGCCGAATCGCTCGCCGATGCCCGCAAAGCCGTAAAAGCGGTAGAGAGTTCCAGAAAAATTGTGCAGGTTGGCTCACAACGTCGGTCGGCCCCTAACTACCACTCCGCTAACGATTTTATCAAATCAGGTAAATTCGGCGACATCACTATGGTCGAAATGACCTGGAATGTCAACCAGCCCGGTCGCTGGCGTCGGCCTAAGTTAGTGTCTGAGATTCGGAAGGAAGACACCGACTGGGATCGTTACCAACTAAACCGACCCAAAACCGAATGGGACCCGCGCAAATACCTTGAGTTCCGGCTGTTCTACCCCTACTCGTCTGGTATTCCCGGCCAGTGGATGTCGCACCAGATTGATACTGTACACTGGTTCAGCGGGCTGGATCACCCACGTTCGGTGGTTGCTAATGGCGGGGTATACAGTTGGAAAGATGGCCGCGTTAATGCCGACACCTTTACAGCCGTATTTGATTACGGCCCGGACAACGACAAAACCAAAGGCTTTCAGGTGCTGTACTCCTCCCGAATGAACAACGAAGCGGGTGGCGTTAAAGAATATTATTTCTCGAATGGGGGTATGATCAACCTCGATACGAACAAGATCTCGCCTGAGGGTGGTCTGGAAGCAAAATATGCCAAAGACATGAACATGCAGGCCAATCTGCTTCCAACGATGGCACTGGGTGAAGCGGCTAAAATGGAGACATCTGCCAACACCGGTGGCGACCCAATGACGTCGCTGCACATGTTGAACTGGATGGGTTGTGTTCGTAGCCGCAAAGAGCCTAATGCACCGGCACGAGTTGGTTTCAACCACTCTATAGCCAACATTATGGCTACTACGGCCCTGCACACCGGCAAGCGCGTAACCTGGGATGCCGCCAAGCAGGATGTGATTATTAGTTAA
- a CDS encoding DUF2851 family protein has product MSESFLYFIWQYQYFSKNSLITTDGHVVQIVHTGFRNHNAGPDFTNARLLIDNVEWVGTVEMHIRTSDWLAHNHQHDRAYDNVILHVVWQDDRAANGKRVDRLDGMPLPTLELSPLTDPALLERFQALTTSPDAIPCAGQFKSVSPLRLTSMLDKAMMQRLERKAEDVHEIVRQTNGDWEETAYRLLAANMGFKINADPMAQLSRTVPLKAILKHRDNLLQAEAMLFGTAGLLPIDEPDDYAATLQREYRFLSVKYAHADKQITAHAWKWGRLRPANFPTLRLAQFARLLTQHASLFSLFVGTTDIGRLVKSLQVMPSDYWQSHYRFGKETPKAAPALGQNSAENIVINTIVPLLAAYAHHRGQPAYIDRAIALLEQLPPEKNRLTDNWDTLGLGIRTAFDSQAAIELYNEFCSVKKCLNCQVGAGLLK; this is encoded by the coding sequence GTGTCTGAATCCTTTCTGTATTTTATCTGGCAATATCAGTATTTCTCGAAAAATAGTCTGATAACTACCGATGGCCACGTTGTTCAGATAGTACATACGGGCTTTCGAAATCATAATGCCGGGCCGGATTTTACGAATGCTCGTCTGCTTATTGACAACGTAGAATGGGTTGGTACAGTGGAAATGCATATTCGTACGTCAGATTGGCTTGCTCATAATCATCAGCACGACCGGGCCTATGACAATGTAATTCTGCACGTTGTCTGGCAGGATGATCGCGCTGCAAATGGCAAGCGTGTGGATCGACTAGACGGAATGCCATTGCCCACGCTGGAATTAAGCCCACTTACTGACCCAGCTTTATTAGAACGCTTTCAGGCACTTACCACTTCGCCGGATGCCATTCCCTGTGCCGGACAATTTAAGTCTGTGTCACCCCTGCGCCTTACGTCTATGCTGGATAAAGCGATGATGCAGCGGCTTGAACGTAAAGCCGAAGACGTTCATGAAATTGTTAGACAAACGAACGGTGATTGGGAAGAAACGGCTTACCGACTGTTGGCAGCCAACATGGGCTTTAAGATCAACGCTGATCCAATGGCGCAACTTAGTCGGACAGTGCCCTTAAAAGCCATTCTGAAGCATAGAGATAACCTGTTGCAAGCCGAAGCAATGTTATTTGGTACGGCAGGGTTGCTACCCATCGACGAACCCGATGACTATGCAGCAACTCTACAGCGGGAATATCGGTTCCTGTCGGTTAAGTATGCACATGCCGATAAACAAATAACGGCTCATGCCTGGAAATGGGGTCGACTTCGACCCGCTAACTTTCCAACCCTCCGGCTGGCTCAATTCGCTCGTTTACTGACGCAGCACGCCAGTTTATTCTCACTTTTTGTGGGTACAACAGACATTGGCCGATTGGTGAAATCATTGCAGGTTATGCCATCCGACTACTGGCAGTCGCACTACCGATTCGGGAAAGAAACCCCAAAGGCTGCTCCAGCTCTGGGCCAGAATTCGGCCGAAAATATAGTGATCAACACCATTGTACCGTTGTTGGCGGCCTATGCCCATCATCGTGGGCAACCCGCTTACATTGATCGGGCCATAGCCTTGCTTGAGCAACTCCCCCCAGAAAAAAACCGCCTGACCGACAACTGGGATACCCTTGGTCTGGGTATCCGCACAGCGTTCGATTCGCAGGCGGCCATTGAACTCTACAATGAATTCTGTTCCGTAAAAAAATGCCTGAATTGTCAGGTAGGAGCAGGGCTGTTGAAATAA
- the pyrF gene encoding orotidine-5'-phosphate decarboxylase encodes MTYSELSEQIFQKRSYLCVGLDTDPRKLPRHLLTEADPVFTFNKAIIDATAEFAVSYKPNIAFYEAQGPRGWESLQKTLAYIPENCFTIADAKRGDIGNTSDLYARTFFDSAAAGLAFDSVTVAPYMGRDSVLPFLAYEGKWVILLALTSNPGSADFQRQQLHDGPLGSQALFETVIQTAQTWAGHDQLMFVVGATQTSELQRIRELAPNNFLLVPGVGAQGGNLADVSRLGLTKTGGLLVNASRNILYASDGTDFADRAREEARALQQEMAQHLASLD; translated from the coding sequence ATGACATATTCGGAATTAAGTGAGCAAATTTTTCAGAAGCGTTCCTATTTATGTGTTGGATTGGATACGGACCCTCGTAAACTCCCCCGGCATTTATTGACCGAAGCTGATCCGGTATTTACATTTAATAAAGCGATCATTGATGCAACTGCAGAATTTGCCGTTTCCTATAAGCCCAATATTGCTTTCTACGAAGCGCAGGGACCACGCGGCTGGGAGAGCCTGCAAAAAACACTGGCGTATATTCCTGAAAATTGCTTCACCATTGCCGATGCAAAACGGGGTGATATAGGCAATACCTCAGACCTGTATGCCCGCACTTTCTTTGACTCTGCAGCAGCCGGACTCGCTTTCGATTCGGTTACGGTTGCTCCCTACATGGGTCGCGATTCTGTACTGCCCTTTCTGGCTTATGAGGGCAAATGGGTTATTTTGCTGGCGTTGACGTCAAACCCCGGCAGTGCCGATTTTCAGCGGCAGCAACTGCACGATGGCCCTCTTGGGAGTCAGGCCTTATTTGAAACCGTTATCCAGACGGCCCAAACCTGGGCGGGCCACGATCAACTGATGTTTGTAGTGGGTGCCACTCAGACTAGTGAACTGCAACGAATTCGGGAACTGGCTCCCAATAATTTCCTGCTTGTGCCAGGTGTTGGGGCTCAGGGGGGTAATTTGGCCGATGTGTCGCGGTTAGGGTTGACAAAGACGGGTGGGTTACTGGTCAATGCGTCGAGAAACATCCTGTATGCATCGGACGGGACTGATTTTGCCGACAGGGCTAGAGAAGAAGCCAGAGCATTACAGCAGGAAATGGCGCAGCACCTGGCCAGCTTGGATTGA
- the rfbC gene encoding dTDP-4-dehydrorhamnose 3,5-epimerase — translation MQVRQTAIEGLIELIPRVFEDERGHFFETYNKPLFVSLGLPMDFVQDNQSFSVKGVLRGLHMQNSPFAQGKLVRVISGQVLDVAVDLRPDSATFGQYETFLLDAKLANMAYIPEGFAHGFVALEDSIFCYKCTNVYNKGAESGIIWNDPDLNIDWGIANPIVSEKDQELQSLRDIFPQAVV, via the coding sequence ATGCAAGTTCGGCAAACAGCCATTGAAGGCCTGATTGAATTAATTCCACGCGTTTTTGAAGACGAGCGTGGTCATTTTTTCGAAACCTACAATAAGCCCCTTTTCGTATCGCTGGGCTTACCTATGGATTTCGTTCAGGACAATCAGTCGTTTTCTGTAAAGGGCGTTCTACGCGGTTTACACATGCAAAATTCGCCATTTGCCCAAGGCAAACTGGTTCGGGTAATTAGCGGACAAGTATTAGATGTGGCTGTTGATTTGCGCCCCGATTCGGCTACATTCGGGCAATACGAGACGTTTTTACTGGATGCTAAATTAGCCAATATGGCCTACATACCGGAAGGTTTCGCACATGGATTTGTTGCACTGGAAGACAGTATTTTTTGCTATAAATGTACTAATGTGTACAACAAAGGGGCTGAATCTGGTATTATCTGGAACGACCCCGACCTTAACATCGACTGGGGCATCGCGAATCCTATTGTTTCCGAGAAAGATCAGGAATTACAATCCCTGCGCGACATTTTTCCGCAGGCAGTAGTTTAG
- a CDS encoding type 1 glutamine amidotransferase domain-containing protein, whose protein sequence is MDPIYRALIVCTNHTDYPTKSHKTGLWLSEATHFYDELAGRNLPYDIASPSGGPIPIDEKSIDRRDTINEKWYHDPSFRAKLDNSLRLADVNPANYQIIYFTGGHGTMWDFPNDPTVQSLTRQIYEKGGMVAAVCHGVSALLNVTLSDGSLLIDNRQLTGFSNMEEKLVRLDEEVPFLLEDALRQKKALYSKSLLPFMPYIEVDERLVTGQNPLSARKVGRKVLEEIYEK, encoded by the coding sequence ATGGACCCTATCTATCGCGCACTTATTGTCTGCACAAATCATACAGACTACCCAACAAAGTCTCATAAAACGGGCTTGTGGCTAAGTGAAGCCACCCACTTCTACGATGAGCTGGCGGGTCGTAACTTACCCTATGATATTGCCAGTCCCAGCGGTGGGCCCATTCCTATTGATGAGAAGAGCATTGACCGGCGGGATACCATCAACGAGAAATGGTATCATGACCCTTCGTTTCGGGCCAAACTGGATAACTCCCTTCGCCTTGCGGACGTGAACCCGGCCAATTACCAGATTATTTATTTTACCGGTGGTCATGGCACTATGTGGGATTTTCCGAATGATCCAACTGTGCAGAGCCTGACCCGGCAGATTTATGAAAAGGGAGGGATGGTGGCGGCTGTTTGCCACGGTGTCAGCGCGTTGCTCAACGTAACCTTGTCTGACGGCTCGCTGCTGATCGACAACCGACAGCTAACGGGTTTCTCAAATATGGAAGAAAAACTTGTTCGACTGGATGAAGAGGTGCCGTTTTTGCTGGAAGATGCGCTCCGACAGAAAAAGGCACTATACAGCAAAAGCCTGTTGCCCTTTATGCCCTATATTGAAGTCGATGAGCGATTGGTAACGGGGCAGAACCCGCTTTCGGCCCGAAAAGTTGGCCGGAAGGTGTTAGAAGAAATATATGAGAAGTAA